From the genome of Mytilus edulis unplaced genomic scaffold, xbMytEdul2.2 SCAFFOLD_2133, whole genome shotgun sequence:
ataagaattgaaaatatattaattaaccctaaccctagcgtatattgtaaaaactattattattatttattaaaacaatccATACTCAAACATTAATTAAACCTTATCCATCTACCACTCTTATCCCAACCATATATCACGGAATTAATTACCCCTAATTTATTCCCTAATTAgactattgtttttatttctcatCCGGGTATTTAATTCctcaaaatatttgcaaaatgtcACCCATCAACACCATGTTTATATTCATCATCATTTGTTTCACAATGTCAGCTGTTTCATGCTCGCATGAATTGAGAGATGTATGCACAGTGGAGGGGGATACTCTCCATTGCAGATGGACTGGAGCAGGGCTCTACAACACCAGAATCCGACTAGATGTAAAGAAAGTCGTATTCGAAAGATTTTTTGTTGCCGGACAATTGGACCTTGCAAATAATAGAGACCTGCATTCAATTGAGATCAAACAAGGAAATTCTAAATGCAGCAATGTTTTAGCAGCACCAGAAACAATAACAATTGTTAATGGTATACATTGTGATGTAAGTATATAGGAAATTAGAAAAGAATAACAGAATAATAAGAGCTTTAAAGTAATCACGTAGTATTGTCTCTATATGTAAAGTGACTAGAAACAACCTAAACTATGAGCAGatcttatatattatttattaattttattgtgtaaaacatttcttacattatgtatattttttttttacagaatggaGTCATAGCTTCTACAACAACAACAGCAGCAACAAGAGTAACACCAGGATCCACATTGTCAATCGGCACCACTGATAAACAACTGGTAAGCatttatctgatatttttttaattaaaacgtccgttttgttttctatttttattaggaaatacatgtacatgaacgaGTCAATTTGTATTCTCTATAGTATAGtgcttaaaaacaaattaaaatgtgaaggataagattttttaatatcaacattttcatgaaatacatgattttatttctttatttcagaaGTCAACACCACATGCACAGGAGGAAGACAAGGGTCTAGATAATATTAAGATCATTCTTATAATGATTTTTGGTAAGtatctaaatttaatttatttatttgattgacaaacaatataaaaataaaataaataaataaaataaaaatatatacatgttctaataaaaacacttatttataaataagaaaaagatgcggtatgagtgccaatgtattatagatcaaagtatgaccttcaacacagagcaaaagctcacaccaaacagtaagctataaagacaattcaaacagaaaaaccaatggtctaatctatttatatatatcaatatattttataatttttaaagtaagTGACATATTCAAATTTATCTTTACAGCATCTCTAGCATGTGTTATGCTCTTGTCGCTGATGTTATTTTGCATCTGCAAAAAGAAGAGAACTGCAAAAACCAATTTCCGCCAACACCAATTCTCCTTCAATGTCGATGCAGATTCACTATCCGAAATAGAAATTGCAGATTTTGTTAATACAccaaaaaaaactgtttaagttAATATCTATCTCTGTATTTACTACTTTTTAATTTGTAGAATATATCCTCATCGCAATTTATGAAAGGCTTcaagaaattataaattatttttttccaccaCGTGAAAATAACAGACGAGTAGCCCCAGCACAACAACAACCACCAAGAATATTGAGAAGATCAAACAGGATATCTATTCGGCCACAGAGACTAACCTATGATTAATtttctaaacttttaaattttatgaaattttttaaattttttttctaaattttatattttttttatttttttttttctaaattttataatcttttttctaaattttataaacttatttaTACACTGTTATCTAAATTTTAATAATCACTGATGAGGATGTATTCTACAAATCTACTtatattatgaaaaattatatcaccaaaacttttcaattttctttcatttgatttatttggattagttacactttattttaattaaagaaaagatTTTGATTATACTCGCATTTCTCTACtctcattttattatattgtaaatagtagtatacatgtagtttgtttttataaattcaccTTAGTTTATATGTTTCATGCTCATTCAAAccataaatttcattataaatctATTCTTTTCATTAAATAATCTACTTTCTCTGGTATTAAAGTTCATTATTAATCTATTCCTTtcattaaattattctttttagttttccatttacatatgtttagttttgtaatagaaataaattaaattaaaaaacaaatatgattggtattattgtatatatgtaaataatatatatatgtatataatgtttggagaactttttgtttttatgtttactttatcatcattttcatctttggaattttttcatATGAGAATTTACAGCATCCAAATTTAATTACAACATATTATCGCATATTTTATCATATTGTGTTtgcttaaactttttttcttttgtttttattactttttatagtGCTATATGATTAAGTTAAACCtagagataaatatataaaaattcttgatTTGTAACCGCTGTCATGGTGCTTTCTATAACatgttttatgtgaaaaaaatggtGCATTACAAATGATGTAAGTTTTTTATaaccaaatttcatttgatagttctcttgtttatattatttacaattgttatataaatagtgcagaaaacttgatttgttttgaaacttACTATGTTGTTTCATGGAATAAAGTATTTGTATTTGATATGTGTTAATAAATTAGACTTTTCTTAAACTTTTCCCACTGCATTGCTACCCCAATCAATGTGGATGATTACCAGTTGACACCATTTGTATATCATCTAGAAATTTGCAAACAAAAACTTTgcttaattaatttttatctactttaaatttattaattataaaagaaatatggtttaattgctgatgagacaactcttcaaagaGGTCAAACCACAAGCTTCAATCTCAAATCTTGtcaagaaaatgaaatatttacacagGAAAAAAGAAGCTAGctgaaaaaaaagtcatgaaCAAAACAAGATTCACCATTTAcaatgatccaaagaaaagaaaagagcaTATCTAgaaatttgcaaaacaaaaactttgcttaaaacatttttatcaacTATTAATTATAAAAGATGGTAATCCACAAGCTTCAATCTCAAATcttatcaaatgaaatatttacacatgGGAAAAATTAGCTAGCTGCAAAAAAGTCATGAGCAAAACAATTAACTacgatccaaagaaaagaaaagaaaaaagtagcATGTAGGGGGaaaaatagagagagagagaaaaaggagATATGATCCACCATTGAAAatatgatccaaagaaaagatgatccaaagaaaagaaaaaagtcgCTTATGTTCTAACGAAGGAAAaaatagagagagagaaaaaggagATAGGATTCACCATTGAAActatgatccaaagaaaagaaaaaaggtgTTTTAACGATGAAAAAAATTagagcgagagagagagagaaaaaaaaaggagatAGTAATGAGATGTAAAAATAATCGTCAAAATCCAACTCGATTTACCATTGAAAatatgatccaaagaaaagaaaagaaaataggtTTTGTTTTAATGAAGGAAAAATTATATATAGAGAGAAAAAATAGTAATGAGATGTAAAAAATAACCATCAAAATCCGGTTCGAACAAATCTATAATATATAATTgatcttaaataaaaacaatcaaaatttattGAGTAATGAtcacttttcaaatttgaaaggTGATAAACACTTTATATTTAAACTGATGAACTAAGATTTAATGTAAACAGAAGGTGTATTATCCAAATACTGCCGCAATATTGGAGATCAATCTGACATGAAAAATCGCGATCGGGACAGATCTACACTGAAATTACATATGAATTAATAAAATGGTGTAACATGGATAATGGAAGGTTGGCGAGCCTTTAGGAGTAAATAAGTGTTGGAAACTATTATTCATAATTTAATGAAACGGAAGCTTTATTCCTTTATTAACGCGGTACACTCAATTCTATCATAAAGCGATAAAAATGATGAACCAGGTTGAGTACATGAGGGGATTTGGTGGAGAAGTAGAGCGGGCTGAGTTGAATTTTGGAAGAAAGAAGAACATTGCGGTTACACCGTACAAGGGATATGTTTATATCCACATAGGCAGTTTAACAAGTAGCAGAAGCATAACTCTTGGGACTGATGAGTTTAAAGAGCTATGCAATCTGAAGCCAGTTCTTTTAAAAGCTGaggcagaaataaaaaaacaggttAGTGATTTCTAATATTTAGCAGTAAATATTTACATGAACATATAGCTAAATTATTATCGTTCAGCAGCAAATAGTTGAgcgtgatatatattttattctctaAGAAATAGGAGCgatctacaaaattattttaaagtaagaTATTGCGAGTGTTTAATAAAAGCACCAGCTGCAGATGTTTCACCTTAtatgttttttcgtaaatttcaCTACTGCTAGTAAGTACAcataattttcaaagttattgaaagcGAGTAAAAACTATATGATAAACGTTCTAATTATCCTTCAACAGCAAATAATTgaacataaatatatactttataggTTTAATATACAACAAACGTTTTAGTTAAAAGTAAGTTATTGATAGAGAGTATTTACAAGCGGCTTGCGTTCAGCTGCAGATATTTCACTTGTTTCTGGGTTGATTTCACCACTGttagtattaattttcaaagttattgatagcaagtaaaaaatgttttgataaacgtTCAGTTGCagatatttcaacatttttgtttctagGTAAATTTCTCAACCGCTAATAAATACGAATTTCTTTCCCACAGCAAACGTTGATTTATATGATTTCTTACACgttcaattgtttttattatatattaatttttttagctGCAAAAACCTAGCAGGAAAAAGAAGGTTATAGTTgttgaagaggaagaagaagaagaagaagaagaagaagaagaagaagaagaagaagaagaagtagaagaagaagaagtaaaaaaagttactttgaaaagaaaggtaaaacaacttttgttttttttttttctatgtaaatcaaaataagtagttataattttcaagtttatgaatttaaagTAATTATCCAATTAAATGtaccataaaaagaaaaaaaaaaaaaaaaaaaaaaaaaaattgaaaacattgaaataactttaaaattttaagatgatTTTCTATATTATGATATTCTTATTTTAGAGAAAGGTGATTGCTATCAGCGATAGCGATGAGGAGGCGGGAGTGTCAGAGTCGGACGTCAGAAAGGTGATTGTTGCAGCAGAATCTGGCCCGTTCAAGGGgctaaagaagaaaaagaaaacagctgGAGCTGGATTCATACTTTCTGAAGCAGTTGAAGATGGCGAGTGAAGATAACACCAGTAAGTGATCAAATTTTTATTCTGTTTCTAATATGTTCTT
Proteins encoded in this window:
- the LOC139505692 gene encoding uncharacterized protein isoform X1, with the protein product MSPINTMFIFIIICFTMSAVSCSHELRDVCTVEGDTLHCRWTGAGLYNTRIRLDVKKVVFERFFVAGQLDLANNRDLHSIEIKQGNSKCSNVLAAPETITIVNGIHCDNGVIASTTTTAATRVTPGSTLSIGTTDKQLKSTPHAQEEDKGLDNIKIILIMIFASLACVMLLSLMLFCICKKKRTAKTNFRQHQFSFNVDADSLSEIEIADFVNTPKKTV
- the LOC139505692 gene encoding uncharacterized protein isoform X2; its protein translation is MSPINTMFIFIIICFTMSAVSCSHELRDVCTVEGDTLHCRWTGAGLYNTRIRLDVKKVVFERFFVAGQLDLANNRDLHSIEIKQGNSKCSNVLAAPETITIVNGIHCDNGVIASTTTTAATRVTPGSTLSIGTTDKQLKSTPHAQEEDKGLDNIKIILIMIFEYILIAIYERLQEIINYFFPPRENNRRVAPAQQQPPRILRRSNRISIRPQRLTYD
- the LOC139505693 gene encoding ABC transporter F family member 4-like, with the translated sequence MMNQVEYMRGFGGEVERAELNFGRKKNIAVTPYKGYVYIHIGSLTSSRSITLGTDEFKELCNLKPVLLKAEAEIKKQLQKPSRKKKVIVVEEEEEEEEEEEEEEEEEEEVEEEEVKKVTLKRKRKVIAISDSDEEAGVSESDVRKVIVAAESGPFKGLKKKKKTAGAGFILSEAVEDGE